A single Lactuca sativa cultivar Salinas chromosome 8, Lsat_Salinas_v11, whole genome shotgun sequence DNA region contains:
- the LOC111906921 gene encoding gamma-glutamyl peptidase 3 yields MGIVSEHKRRYALLLAARDSEYVKKVYGGYFNVFVAAFGEEVEERWDSYRVVDGEFPDMNELQDYDGFVVSGSPYDAYGDDNWILELCVLLQTLDSMQKKVLGICFGHQVLCRALGGRVGKSQSGWDIGLRKVEIIQNFSPCSFLESLTEIPPALSIIECHQDEVLEVPMGAEVIAFSDKTGVEMFTIGDHILGIQGHPEYSKDILNNLIDRLLNQDAIEIGLAEDVRSKLEIAEPDRKRWQEICKAFLKGSENQRQKYVLNTEEVMFS; encoded by the exons ATGGGGATAGTGAGTGAACACAAGAGAAGGTATGCATTGTTGCTAGCAGCAAGAGACTCAGAGTATGTGAAGAAGGTGTATGGAGggtattttaatgtatttgtcgCAGCTTTTGGTGAAGAAGTAGAAGAGAGGTGGGATTCGTATAGGGTAGTTGATGGGGAATTCCCTGACATGAATGAGCTTCAAGACTACGATGGGTTTGTCGTGAGTGGAAGTCCTTATGATGCTTATGGTGATGACAATTGGATTCTTGAGCTTTGCGTtcttttgcaaaccctagattccaTGCAAAAGAAAGTCCTTGGCATTTGCTTTGGCCATCAG GTTCTGTGTAGAGCATTAGGGGGAAGAGTAGGGAAATCACAAAGTGGGTGGGACATAGGGCTTAGGAAAGTGGAGATTATACAAAATTTCTCACCTTGCAGCTTTCTTGAAAGCTTGACTGAGATTCCCCCAGCCCTCTCCATCATCGAGTGTCACCAAGATGAG GTGTTGGAGGTGCCAATGGGAGCAGAAGTCATAGCATTCTCAGACAAAACAGGAGTCGAGATGTTCACAATTGGAGACCACATTCTTGGGATTCAAGGCCACCCGGAGTACTCCAAAGACATTCTAAATAACCTCATAGACCGCCTTCTCAATCAAGATGCCATTGAG ATTGGACTTGCAGAAGATGTAAGGTCAAAGTTGGAAATTGCGGAGCCAGATAGAAAGCGTTGGCAAGAAATATGCAAAGCATTTCTTAAGGGTTCCGAGAATCAGCGTCAAAAGTACGTATTAAACACTGAAGAAGTGATGTTTTCTTGA